The DNA region TTCACGCTTTATGCCGGAACCCAGATGCCGCATCGCGTGAAAGCCAATATGGCGGCCGTCTTCGGCCGGCCCCAGGGCGATATTCGCGTCGTCGTGCCCGACGTGGGCGGCAGCTTCGGCAGCAAGATGAGCGCCTGTGCCGAACAGGCCCTGGTGCTCTGGGCCGCCGGCAAACTGGGCCGCCCGGTCAAGTGGCTGGCGGAGAAGAACGAGGGCTTCGCCAGCGACTCGGCGGCCCGCGACAGCGAAACCCGGGCCGCCCTGGCCCTCGATGCCGAGGGCCGCTTCCTGGCCGTGCGCGTCGATACGCTGGCCAACATGGGCGGCTGTCTCTCCAACGGCACCACGCTGGCGGCCATCAACGGCCTGACGCTGCACACCGGGCCATATGCGATCGAAGCGGGATTCGCGGCGCTGGAGGGCGTCTTCTGCAACACCGTTCCCACCGACGTCATGCGCGGTGCTGGCCGGCCCGAGGCGATCTATGCCATCGAGCGCCTGGTCGACGCCGCGGCCGAAAAACTCGGCATCGCGCCCGACGCGCTACGCCGGCGAAATCTGATTCCGCACGATGCCTTCCCTTACCTCACGGCATTCGGGCTGAATTACGACAGCGGCTGCTTCGAGAGCAACCTGGAAAGCGCCCTCGGCCGCGCCGACTGGACCGGCTTCGCCCAGCGCCGCGCCGCCGCCGAGGCCCGGGGCCTGCTAGCCGGCATCGCCGTCGGCTGCTACGTGCAGCGCAACGGCGGCCGCCTCTTGGACGAAAACGCCCAGATCCGCATCGACCCCACGGGCTTTGCCACCCTGCTGATCGGCACTCTGGATACCGGCCAGGGCCATGAAACCGCCTACGCCCAGATCGTCGCCGAGAGCCTCGGGCTCGCTCTGGATGCCATTCGTGTGGTCGAACGCGACACCGACATCGTCGCCCACGGCAACGGCACCGGGGGCTCGCGTTCGATGATGGTGGGCGGCTCGGTGACGCTGCTGGCCTGCCGGCGCATCATCGCCAAGGCCACGACCATCGCCGCGCATCTGCTGGAGGCCAGCGCCGACGACATCGCCGTCTCGGACGGCCATTATGTGATCTCCGGCACCGACCGCGGCGTCACGCTGCAAGAGATTGCCGCCGCCGCCTACCGCCAGGACCTGCTGCCGCCCGAGATCGAGACCGGCCTCGACGAGCGCGCCAACTTCCGCCCGCCCAATTTTTCATTTCCCAACGGCGTCTACGTTTGCGAGGTCGAAGTCGACCCCGAGACCGGCCGGGTGGTAATCAAACGCTTCACGGCGGCCGAGGATTTCGGCACCGTGGTCAACCCGTTGCTGGTCGAGGGCCAGGTTCACGGCGCCCTGGCCATGGGTTTCGGCCAGGCGATTTTCGAGCATACAGTTTACCAGCCCGGCAGCGGCCAGTTGCTCTCGGGCTCGCTGCTCGATTACGCGCTGCCCCGGGCCAGCGACATGCCGCCCATCGACCTGGCCGTGGACCAGAGCGCGCCTTGCCTGAGTAACCCGCTGGGCGCCAAGGGCGCGGCCGAGGGCGGCACCGTGGGCGCGCCGCCGGTGGTCATCAACGCCATCCTCGACGCCCTCAGGCCGCTCGGCGTCGAACACATCCAAATGCCGGCAACTCCCGAACGCGTCTGGCAAGCGATCCAAGAGGCCGGCTGAGCCGGCTACTTCCTGGCCGGGTGCGCCAGCACCATCAGGGCCAGGATCTCGAACAACATCTGGGCGCCGACATGGGCCGTGTTGGTCGAAGGATCGTACTGCGGGGCGATTTCGACCACGTCGCCGCCGATCACGTCGAGCCCCGCCAGGCCGCAAAGGAGCTCCTGGCACTCCCGCGGCGAAAGCCCGCCCACCTCCGGCGTACCGGTGCCCGGGGCATAGGCGGGATCGAGGCCGTCGACGTCGAAGCTGACGTAGCAGGGCCCCGCGCCCACCACCTCACGCGCCTTGTCCACCACCGCCGCCACGCCCATTGCCGAAAAATCCTCGACGTGGATCACTGTCATGCCGGCATCGTAGGAAAATTCCCAGACGAATTCGGACGAGCCGCGGATGCCGATCTGGATGCTGCGCCGGGGATCGACGACGCCGTCGAGCACGGCATGGCGGAAGGGCGCACCGTGATTGAACTTGGAGCCGTCGAGCTCGCCGCCGGTGTCGCAGTGGGCATCGATATGCACCAGGCCGACGGGCGCCCGGCGGCCGATTGCTTTCAAGATCGGCTGGCTGACCGAATGGTCGCCGCCGACGCTCAAGGGCCGGACGCCTGCGGCCACGAGCTTGGAATAGAAATCCTTGATGTCGGCGAGCGAGGTGTCGAGATCGAAGCGACTTTGCAGGGGCACGTCGCCGACGTCGCCGAGCCGGCACTCCGCCCTGGGCACCAGCCCGTGGCGATAGTGGTAGGGCCCGACGCGTTCGATGGCCCGCACCGCCCGCGGCCCGAAGCGCGCACCCGAGCGGTTGACCACGCCGAGATCCATGGGCACGCCCACAAGGGCTATGTCGAGGTCCTGGAAGTCGGACACGTAGGGCGCATCCAGCAAGGTCGGAACGCCACCAAACGGCAACGCCCGCGGCTTGCCGTCGAGGGCCAAGAGCTCGGCCACGGTTTGGAACTTCGGGTCGAAAATTTCCCGGCCGGCGTCGGCGAATTTCCGCCGCAGGCGTTCGAGTTCATCCGGGTCCACAGGGTTCATGGTTCTGCCTAGAGCAATTCAAAGTTGAAGCGAATCAGTCACGCTCCTCATATGTCCCGCCGCAAAAGCAGAAGCAGGCGCGCGTTGCCCAGCGTCTTGTCCGCCGCCACCGGGCTATTCCCGCTTCGCCTCGATCTCCTCGATCATAGCGGACACAGCGGCCTCCAACTCGGGCAGGTCGCCTGTCACGGTTGCCCATATCTCGCGCGGCAGAATGCTCGGGTAGTCGTGACGCAGTACGTTGCCGATGCCGGCGATCTCCCGCCAGGGTATGTGGGAAAAGCCCGTCTTCAATTCCTCCGGTAGATGGCGCGACGCCTCCGACACGCGTTCAATATTGCGTTCGACGGCGTCGATCAGTTGTCGGTCGTTGGTGAATTCCTCCAGGTTCTTGTCAGCGACGTATCGCCGGATCGCGGCAATGGCCGTGAGGATGTGGCCGAGGCGGGCCCGGAGGAGTTCGTCGCTCATTCAAAAAACGCTCACCTCATCGCGGCCGATGCGGGTGCGCTCGGGCGGCGACAGGCTTTCGCGCACGACAACGTCGGTGGCGCATTCCAGAAGGTCGCCGAGATAGAGCGACAACCCGGAATGATCGACGAGCGAAAATGGCTGCTGCGGATCGATATCGACAAGCACATCGACGTCACGCGCGGTCGCCTCGCCGCGAGCCGTCGAGCCGATCAGCGCCAGACGGCAGACGCCGCGGGCGCGCAACTCTTGTTCGCGGGCCTTGAGCCGATTGACGATGCGATCACGTTCCGGCATGCCATTCACCGTTGTCAATAAAGACCATTCTAACCTCGCACTGCCGCCACCGCTAACCCCCGACACTCGCCCATCGTTCAACGCTCAAAAAGTGCCAAGAACTTGACAACGGCAACCGGCCCACCGTCGATGTCGATTTCGTCGGCGGCGTAGGCCAGCGCCGGATTGCGCTTTTTGGTGACGATGCGTTTCCAGGTGGCGGCCGTGGTGGCGATGCGGATGTCGGTGGGGCCCGCGCCGCCTTCTCGCAATTCCGCCACGCCGCGGCGCACGTGGATGGTGAAGCTGCGGCCCACGTCGGCAAAATCAAACCGCACCCGGGTGTCGGTCTCGAGTGCCTCTTCGGCCTTCAGGCGCGTGGTCATGCCGGCGAGAAAGCCGTCGATGGGCAGGCTGTCGAGCATGCCGTCGGGAAGGGCGCTGGGATCGGGCCTCTCGATCACCAGATCGCCGGCGAGTTCGCGGGCCTGGGTGAGATACCAGTGTCGGGCGTTGGGATTGCCGTGGTCGCGGGCCTTGGCCCTGAGCGCCCGGGCCAGCAGCTCACGGGCTTCGGCCGCCTCGGGCTGGGCCCTGAGCCAGTGGCGCGCCAGTTCCGCCGCCCATTGCAGCTTGCCCGCGGCCAGGGCGGCGCGGGCCTGGTCGGGCAGCGGCCGGCCGGCGGCGAAGACGGCCATCAGGCGCCTCGAGCGTTCTTCCGGTGGCAACGGCTCGAGCGTCGTGGCATCGCCATCGAACCAGCCCAAATAACCGCCGTAGACGGCGCGCACCGACCAGGCCACGGTGCCGTAGTGTTCGGCCAGCCAGGGATGCTCGGCCAAGTGGCGCGGCAGGCGCACGGCGGCGACGATTTGGTCGGGACCGAGCCCCCCATTGATGCCGCGAACCGTCTGGTCGTGGACGAACTGGATGGCATCGCGGTAGGCGGTCAGGACCTCGGCCACCTTGTCGCCCCCCACCAGCGGCCGGGTATGCGCCGGAACCAGGACCTCGGGCCCCAGCGCGCGCATGCGATCGAGGCTCTCGACCCACGTCATGACGTCGCGGTGCGCCGTGCCACGGATGGTGTAGAGGTTGGGAAAGGTCTGGTAGATGTTGTCGGCCGGCAACAGGATTTTTCGTTCGGGCAGCCAGACCATGATCTGGTCGTCGGTTTCGCCGGGCGCGTGGATCA from Alphaproteobacteria bacterium includes:
- the speB gene encoding agmatinase: MNPVDPDELERLRRKFADAGREIFDPKFQTVAELLALDGKPRALPFGGVPTLLDAPYVSDFQDLDIALVGVPMDLGVVNRSGARFGPRAVRAIERVGPYHYRHGLVPRAECRLGDVGDVPLQSRFDLDTSLADIKDFYSKLVAAGVRPLSVGGDHSVSQPILKAIGRRAPVGLVHIDAHCDTGGELDGSKFNHGAPFRHAVLDGVVDPRRSIQIGIRGSSEFVWEFSYDAGMTVIHVEDFSAMGVAAVVDKAREVVGAGPCYVSFDVDGLDPAYAPGTGTPEVGGLSPRECQELLCGLAGLDVIGGDVVEIAPQYDPSTNTAHVGAQMLFEILALMVLAHPARK
- a CDS encoding DUF86 domain-containing protein, whose translation is MSDELLRARLGHILTAIAAIRRYVADKNLEEFTNDRQLIDAVERNIERVSEASRHLPEELKTGFSHIPWREIAGIGNVLRHDYPSILPREIWATVTGDLPELEAAVSAMIEEIEAKRE
- a CDS encoding nucleotidyltransferase domain-containing protein, whose product is MPERDRIVNRLKAREQELRARGVCRLALIGSTARGEATARDVDVLVDIDPQQPFSLVDHSGLSLYLGDLLECATDVVVRESLSPPERTRIGRDEVSVF
- a CDS encoding alkyl sulfatase dimerization domain-containing protein, with protein sequence MKGLGLLIGAVLALAGCDSGEAEKSTDTTTGGASTLEAHSRLFERQVISPAAGIHVAVGYGLANSIMIEGDDGVIIVDSLESRTRAQAALAAFREITKKPVKAIVLTHNHPDHIYGSQVFAQRREVPVYAHRTTNAHINRIVNVLADVLYRRGMRMFGQLLPAGGVINAGIGPDLGFETQDMALRRPTHVFDDKLEIEVAGVRFELIHAPGETDDQIMVWLPERKILLPADNIYQTFPNLYTIRGTAHRDVMTWVESLDRMRALGPEVLVPAHTRPLVGGDKVAEVLTAYRDAIQFVHDQTVRGINGGLGPDQIVAAVRLPRHLAEHPWLAEHYGTVAWSVRAVYGGYLGWFDGDATTLEPLPPEERSRRLMAVFAAGRPLPDQARAALAAGKLQWAAELARHWLRAQPEAAEARELLARALRAKARDHGNPNARHWYLTQARELAGDLVIERPDPSALPDGMLDSLPIDGFLAGMTTRLKAEEALETDTRVRFDFADVGRSFTIHVRRGVAELREGGAGPTDIRIATTAATWKRIVTKKRNPALAYAADEIDIDGGPVAVVKFLALFER